The genome window CGGTCTGCATGAATGCCGGCATGCTCGGCAGTATCGACGCCAACCGTGGCGACGAGCTCATTGGCTGGGACACCGACCAATTCCCAACAGACGTGTATCTGACCACGCAGGTCATGCTGTGCGTATTGGAAATGGGCGGCTTCACCACAGGTGGTCTCAACTTCGACGCAAAACGTCGTCGCGAGTCCCACGAGCCAATCGACCTCATGCACGCCCACATCGGCGGCATGGATGCCTTTGCACGTGGCCTCAAGGTCGCTTCAGCAATCCGTAAGGACGGCCGCATGGCTGAGTTTGTGCAAACACGCTACAGCACTTTCGACAAAGACATCGGCGCGAAAATCGAAGCCGGCGAAGTCAGCTTCGAAGACCTTGAGAAATACGCACTCGACAACCCAGAGCCTATCGTAGGCAGCGGTCGCCAAGAGCGCATGGAAAATCTGCTCAACGAATTCATCTAAGACTCCCCACTTCGTAGCGCGAAGCTTTAGCGAACGAACGTGTCCAAAGCTTAGGCTCGGGACGCTCGCTGAAGCTTCACGCTACGATTTTACTTTCACTCTTCACTTCTCACTTCTCACTTCTCACTCCGTGCGCAGCACGGCTCCACCATGTCCTACGCACTCGGCCTCGATTCCTCCACGCAAAGTTGCTCCGCACTCATCATCGATGTGGCCCTCGGCACCGTCGTCGCAGAAGCATCTGTCAATTTCGGCGCACAACTCCCGCAGTATAACGCCCCTTCTGGATTCATCCCCGACGGCGAGAATGGTGAAGTGCACTCCGATCCACTCATGTGGCTCGATGCCCTCGAAATGCTGCTCAAGGAGCTCGCAGCGCAATGCGACCTTTCCAAAGTCACCGCCATTTCCGGCGCAGGTCAGCAACACGGCTCGGTCTACCTAAACGACCAGTGGTTCTACGAAATCGACTCGCTCACCACCGACCAAGCACTGTCCCAACAACTCGCGAAGACACTTGCCCGCAAGACCTCTCCGATCTGGATGGATGGCTCAACCGGTGAGGAATGCCGCGAAATTGCCAACGCTGTCGGCGGCGATACCGTCGTCTGCGCAAAGTCAGGCTCCATCGCTATCGAGCGCTTCACCGGCCCACAAATCCGACGCTTTTATAAAAACGACGCGGCTGCTTACGAGCAGACAGACCGCATTCACCTCGTTAGCTCATTCCTCTGCAGTGTCTTAATCGGCGGCGACGCTCCCATCGACACAGGCGATGGCGCAGGTATGAACCTCGTCAACATTGACGCCTGGGATTGGGATACCGACTTGCTCGAAGCCACCGCGCCTGAACTGCTCAAAAAGCTACCTCCGGTCGCTCAAGGCAACACGGTCGCTGGCACACTCAGCAGCTACTTTACGAAGAAATACGGCTTTGCCACCGGCGTGCCTGTCACGATTTTCACAGGCGACAACCCAAGCAGCCTTGTCGGCATGGGCGCCAGCCAACCTGGTAAAGTCGTGATATCACTCGGCACCTCCGACACATTCTTTGCAGCGATGCCAAACGTCGTCGCCGACCCCACAGGCAGTGGTCACGTCTTCGGCAACCCAAGTGCCGGTTCGATGTCACTGCAATGCTTCATCAATGGCTCCCTTGCTCGTGAAGCCGTGAAGGATAAATTCAACTACGATTGGGATCAATTCTCGCAAGCCTTTGCCAATACACCGCTCGGCAACGACGGCAATCTCATGGTGCCCTTCTTTCGCCCGGAAATCAGTCCACGCATCGAGCTTGAAGCACCGATCCTCAAAGGCAGCTCTTCATTTGAAAATTGGGTAGATGCCGACGCCGCGATCCGCGCCTGCGTCGAAGGTCAATTCCTCAACATGAAGCTGCGCACCGATTGGATGCAACTACAGCCCGAAGTGATCTACCTCACCGGCGGCGCATCGAAGAACAACGCGATCGCTCAAGTCATCGCCGACATCTTCGATGCCAAGGTGCAACGCCTCGCCGTAAGCGGCTCTGTCGCCCTAGGAGCCGCCATGCGCGCCGCCTCCAACAGTCTTGGTAAAAGCATTTCGGAGCTGGAAAACACTTTCTGCCAACCCGAAGCGGACAGCACCATCGAACCACAAGCCGATGGCACTATCTACGCAAACGCCACGACTGCATTCGATGCATTGATTTAAGAAACCGTAGGGGCTTTGCTCGCGAAGACCGCACAAAGGCCACAAGCACACAGTGTTCCGTAGCTCAGCAAAGCCTGAAGCGGTTCCGATCTATGCAGTGACGGAGGTTCATGTGATCGAAATGGCTTCAGTCTTCGCTAAAGCTACGCCATGACAAGACGCCAGTCCGCTACGAATCAACGAGCATGTGACGCTTCCTTTAAATTAAATAAGGCAGGCAAAGCGTGGCTAATCCTAGAATGAGGAGAAAGCCACACATGTCTGTGATCGTCGTCAAAATAGGACCAGAGGCGAGTGCAGGGTCTTGTTTCATGGCTTTGAGCAATAGCGGAACGAGTCCGCCGACGCAGACGGCGATGATCGTATTGAGCGCGAGTGCAGCAGCGATCACGAAGCTGAGAACGAGATTGCCCTTCCACAACCACGCCAAAAAACCAATCAACAGTCCGAGGCTCGCACCGTTGATGAGCCCGAGGCTCGACTCTTTGATGAAAACACGGCCGAACTCCTTCGGGCTGATGAGGTCGAGCGAGAGTTCGCGCATGGACACAGCGACTGCTTGATTGCCAGAGCAGCCCGACATGTCGGAAATGATCGGGATGAAGACAGCAAGCGCGATGACGGCTTCGAGTGTATCCTGATAATAAGCGATCACACTGGCGGAAATGAGATTGAGCACAATATTGATACTCAACCAGGAGAGACGTCGCCGGCTTCGGACGCCTAAAGGCATGGAGCGCAGCTCCTCCTTGCCCATCAGACCTTGCAGTTTGAGCAGGTCCTCTGTCGCGGTTTCTTGCAGTGATTCGGTGGATGCATCCCGGTCGACGATGCCGAGCAGGTGATTCTGGCCATCGACGACAGGAAGCCCGAGGAAGTTGTATTGCTCGAATAAACGCTCCAACTCCGGCACGGGTGTGTTCACATCGACCGTGATCGGCTTGGGAATCATGATGTCGCCGGCCGTTTGGTCGGGCTTGGCAAATAAGAGATTACGAACCGGCAGAACGCCGAGCAGCGCATCGCCCACGCCGAGCACGTAGGCATATTGCACACCATACTCGATGTATTTCTCCCGCTTGGACTGAATATCCTGAAGAATTGACGCAACCGTCATGCTGGCCTTGAAGGACACGAACTCGCTATACATGAGCGCGCCCGCGGTGCCATCTTCATAAGCCATGAATTGCCGCGTTTCGGCAGCAACGCCATGCTCCAGCTCATCCAAAATCGCCTCTGAATCGTCATCATCAAGTTCGTTGAGCAGATCGGCGCGGTCGTCACTATCAAGATTAGTGATGATTTGCGCGGCCGCATCGGGCTCCATTTCTTCAATGATGTCAGCACCTTGGAAGTAATAGACATTTTCGAGCACGTCGGCTGCTTGCTCGGGGCTGAGCAGGTTGAAGAGTGCTTTACGCAGATCAGCATCCAGTCGGTCAACAAGCTTGGCGGTATCGTCGACTTCGGCTTGCTTCAGCGTCTCCACCACTGCAGTGGCATCAGACTGCTCGATTGCTTGCGCAAGACGGTCGAGCAGGTCGTCAAAGTTTACGTTAAGGGTCGAGTTGTCCATTGTCGGTGGGTGTGTGTCTTACGCGTAATGCCGAATCGTTTGGCTGGTAAGGTTGCCAGACAGAAATAAACAAAATGCCCGATGGTCAAGTTAAGGTATGTTTGTTGGCTTCAGCACAACACTCCCGTTGAGATCTTCAATGACGTAATAGCCTGCCGTGACAGTCGCTTCGATTTTTATTTCTTTGGCGTTCAAGTCGAGCAGTCCGGGAGTCGTTTGCTTCGAGTAAAGTATGCTAAACTCATGAGTCCCGGGACTGACGATGACATTGGGAATCACCGTATGGAGGTGATGCGTCATCCTTTCAGGTGCTTCTCCATCAACGGCCGTGATCGTATGAATGGACTTGTAGTCTAGAATGATGGCATTCGGTTCAACATCCAGGTTCCGACAAGCGGTGAACACCGTGCAATAGGTAAGGAGGATGAATGCTGTGATCTTAGAGCTCATATTATGACGTCACAGTGAACTGCGGTGTTGATCGCTGCCACGACTGGCATGTTAGATTCAGCTTAGCTTTTTCTCGTAAAACATCGCTCGCCCCATCCTTGGATCTAGTTCGTAGCCATCAAACCCGAATTTTTGATAGACGCTTTTCGCACGTTTGTTCCCTTCCAGCACTTCTAGAGTCAGCTTGCAACATTCAAGCTTTCTGGCGAGTTCTTCAACCTTGGCTAGCAAGGCTTTTGCCAGTCCTATCCCCCTAAACTCCGGTGCTACAAAAAAGTCGTGAACATTGAGTATTGGGCGGCATGCAAAGGTCGAAAAACTTTCAAAATTAATAGCTAGACCAGCAGGCCTTCTATTCGAATAGGCCAACACGACATAACAATTGGGACGCTTTCGGAGTGCCTCAATTAAATGGGTCTTCGTGAACTCAGTGAGTTCAGACCCGCCGCCCATTTCATCCTTCGCATACTCGCTTAGCAGCAGCACGATATCCTTAGAATGCTCTGGTGATGATAAATCAGCTAAAACAATTTCAATGTCGTTCATATTTTTGTTTAACGCCAGAGGATGGAAGAATGAGGATTCGTTCAATTCAATTATTCCCAGAGGCCAGCAGAGCTGGACGGAGCGCGAAAGCGCGTAGATGGCGAACCGCCCCGAAGGGGTGATGAACTGGGTGCCCGCTGGGCAAGAGAAGAACAAACCGCTTATTTCCACTTATGGACGCTTATTTTTTAAGACTTAAATTCTGTGACACGTCGTGCTGGATAAGCGTAAATTAGCGATAATAAGCGGTTAAAAAATCTGGGTTCTTTCTTCTGTATATCGTCAACGTGTAGCACGTATTGAGGCACGAACGGAGTTGGCCACTACTGCCTGGTTCGTCGTCTTTCATGGCTTCCACCAAAAGGTTGATCGATATATAGAAACTTTTTCAGCCAAAAATGTCCAAGATCTATTTTCCCACATATCTTGCTTCGGATCGCCCCCAAGTCTCGCACTTTCGTGAAGCATATTATAAACAGAAGCGGTAATGTATGTCCGGTATTCTCCTGATTCACGAATGTCGCTCAGCTTTGCTGCTAAGTTAGGACCTCGACCTATTGACACTAAATCATTCGTTCCTCTAGCACCTGCTCGAACAATCAGAACCGTTCCTGTGTCTATACCTGTTCCATGTGATATTCTGAAATCAGCATTTTTGACACTATCATATTTAGCCTCGAATTTTGGACGTATGATATACGTGACGACGTAGTTGATTTTTAATGCTGCTTTAGCAGCATTTGTATTCTTCGAGTTACCATGAAACACTGCCATGATTCGGTCACCGTCAAAACTCAGGACTGTTCCATTATGAGCTCTGATTATACGGCAACATGTAGTATGGAAAGATTTGAATATTTTCGCTGCAATCCTTCGATCAAAGGTCTTCGCAATTTGAGATGACTTAGCCAAGTCTGTGTATAAATACGTTGCATCTAATTCTACCGCACCACCAGACAACGCGATATCTTCTGTCGAAGGGACTTTATTGCCCTTTCTCTGGTTCCACTGAGTTGAGATGGTGTTGGAAACGTCAGAAGTGATGTCGTCAAGCAAAGCCATTTAGTTAGCGTATAGTGAATAGACCGAAAAGACCCAAGGGATTATAGACGCAAAGAGGGCTATCATCCCTCTTTTTACCCATGAAAATTTATGCCCTGCAATTTGAGCGTTCCGATGGCATTGATTTGCGAGGTCTTCTTGTAGTGCTTCATCTGAAAGGTCATTTATTGCCTGCGAATACTCTTTGTTATCTCGTGTAACGATGCCTCCAAAGTAAACTACGGATCCCTTTGGTCCAGAAGTGCGAGGAAAGCTTCCTATTGCTGCACAAATTATAGAGGCGAAAAGTAATATAGCAGATATAGCAGATGTTATAGCAGAGAGCATCGTCCAGCTGTCAGCATCAGGTGATAGTGCTGCTAAAACCGAAAGCATGACAGTGCTAAGAGGTAAAATGAGGCCGATTCTGGAGTCGGCCGCTGCTATCCAATTTAGCTGACGGTTTAGTATTTCTTGGAGTAGTTCAGTTTTATTCATTTTCCTGACTAACGTAGACGAGAGCGATAGATGAGCGCCAGCGAAATCTATTGTCCATCCTCGAGGGTTGGACCTGTTATTTTGGTGGTTCGATCTTCTTGGTTAGCTCTTCATCTGAGATGTCAGAAGGAGTATCAATTAGCACTTTCTCTGCGCGCTTCATTCCTTTGTTCTTCGCGAGAGTAAGCTGTGCTTCCTCGTGGCATGTCATCATGCGAACTTTAGCTTCCTTACCGATCTTGATTGCTTCGTAGATAGGTGTCGCGACTGGAACTCCAGTCGCCCCATCGACGACACTCAAACAAAGCCTAATGCTCCAATCTACCCAAACATTGATTTCGTTGATTGAGGATTTTTTTCTCTGTTTTAGGCCGTGGATTATCTTCTGTAGATCCCGATGGGTGCTAGGTGTAAGATAGTCGTCACCTTCATTCAGAATCTGCTCTAGTAGTTCGATCAGTTCCTGAACTAACTCATTCAAGCGCTTATCTTCCTTATACTTTTCGAAGATCTCATCGAATGAGATTTCTTTCTCTGCTTCGACTAGAATCTGGGGTAAGGCTTCTAGTGCTTTAAAGTAACCCGAAAGACGAACGGGATCGATGAGATTACCTTTGAAGTGCTTAAATTTATGGCGTGCCTCCACTAGGTTCGGTGGCTGCATATTCGGCCCATACATCGAAGAAAGTCCTTCGAATTTCAATTCGATTTTCTCCTGTAGTGATTCGAATTGTTGCTTCTGTGACTCGCTGCCTAGGCGATTCTCTTTCGACGTGATAAATGAAACGCCTAGTTTCTGAATCTCGTTGACTTTGCTCTTCAGGTTAGAGTGCCAGGCTTGGTGTTGTGTTTGCATTGTTTCTTTGTCCAACAAGTTATTAGAGCATTTTACGCTATGATTCCGAGGCGCCCCCAGTCAAACGGATTAAAGATAGGATAATTCCATTTCCTAATGCGCTATCATTCTATTTAGGGTAATAGCGCATTTTGCGCTATCATAATTCCCTGACGCCACGATGTGTTCATACAGTGCGTTGCTGCTCCTGTCATGAAAAGTGCGTCCAAGCTGTTTCCCTATTTTGTCGTAGGGGCTTTGCTCGTCTCGTGACCATGAGCTTGTCAAATGGCGAAGACCCGCGCAAAGGCCGTAAGCACACGAAGTTATGTGGTGTCTCCTACGCTCGCGGGTGCCGCAAGCAGCACCCCTACGAAGACTTCTGAACCATCAAGCATCACAATTCTTGATGCGCGGCAGTAGAACTCCCTCCGCTAGCCAAATCAGCCTACGCCAACTTACCCAAGGCATTGCCTTCAAGCAAAGTGTTCATCTTTGCGGTAAGCGCATTTTCAATAGCTGCCGCGTCGCCTAGATTTTCGGCGATGCAATTCACAATCGCGCTGCCGACGACGACGCCGTCTGCGGCTTGAGCGACGGTGCTGACGTGATCGGCATTTGAAATACCAAAGCCTACCACAACGGGTAGATCGGTGTATTGTTTGATCACGTCAACGCGGGCCTTAATACCTTCAGACATCGACGCCTGCTCACCGGTCACACCTTCGCGTGAGACATAATAAACAAAGCCAGTCGTCGCTTTGCAGATAATCTCCAGGCGTGAGTCTGGTGTGGTTGGTGCGACGATAAAGACTGTGCCAAGTCCGTGCTTCTCACACGCAGCGAGGTGATCGGCAGCTTCTTCGGGCGGCAGATCCAAAGTCAAAATTCCATCCGCTCCCGCCGCTTTGGCTTCGGCGGCATAGGCCTCACTCCCCTTTGCGAACACGAGGTTGTAATAGGTATAAAAGACGATCGGCACTTCGCTGAATTCGCGCACGGCTTTGACGAGCTCCAGCACGCGCGCACTGGTGCTACCACTCTCCAGCGCACGTTGCGCTGCCAATTGATTCGTCAGGCCATCTGCGAGCGGGTCGGAAAACGGCACGCCGAGCTCCAACACATCGACGCCCGCATCAATCACTGCGCGGCAGGCCTTCACAGACGTTTCAAGATCGGGATCACCGGCGCAAAGGTAGCCGACAAAGGCGGCGCGATTTTCGGCACGGGCAGTAGCAAAGGCTTGTTGGATACGGGACATGGGAACGTGTTGTTTGTTGAAAGTTGTTCGTTAAAGCACTGAAAAATAGTTTCTCAGACAAGACATCTCAGGAAACTCGGTGGCAACCATCAACGATCAAGCAGCAACGATCAACGTTAACTATTCCGCACCAGTGCTTTTTCGATCAGAGGCAGCATCTCGCCGCGCCGGAAGAGTGTGACCTGCCCTGTGCTCCCGGAAACCACAACGCAGAGGCAATCTTCTACCTGTGTGATCGAAGCGGCCGCGGCATGGCGACTGCCGAGTCCGCTCGGCAAGTTGTGTGTATAGTCGGGCGCATGGATCAGTGATCCTGCCGAAATTAACACGCCATCGCCACGAATGATAAAGGCTCCATCAATCGAGGAGAGCTCTTTGACGGTTTCATCCATGAATGGATTCAAAATATTACGATCCTCATCCTTGTATCCGTAAAAAGGATTCAAAATGAGTGGCTTGGTGTATTCAGAAATTTTCTCGGCATTTCCAAGCACGAACAAACAACCGACAGGGTGCCCTTCGCGCCCTTCGACAGCGAGCTCCGTGGCAATTGCCAAGACACGCTCGACCACTTCTGGCTTCACACCAGTGGGTAGCATATTGGATTTCTGGATCAACATGGTTTCGAATTCACGCTCCACATCGACCACCGTGATACTATCAAATTGATTGCTTTTCGGCAGTCCACCGACACAGCAAAGGCGCTCATTACTCGCAAAAATCCCACGCGTGAGACCGATCAATACCGCACTGCGCAATTGGGAAAAGCGGTGATTACTAAACGAACGAATCGGCAGCACCTCATCGATGCCGTTGTGCTCGTTCACTAAGTCTGAAGTGCCATGCGCGATCAGCACGGTCTTGAAATCCTTAAACACTGCACCCACCTCGGCACCGCCACCAAAGGTATCGCCAAACACAAGCACGGACGTGCAATTCGCACCTTTCGCAATTTTCGCGGCTTCCTTCAGGATTAGGTTGTTAAATCGATCATGGCTACGCTTTGGCTTGGCACCATCGCCCCCGAAGACCGTTTTCAACTCGCGGCGAAAGTCCGGTAACGATTCCGCGGAAGCAAGTCGCTCCATGTGGGTTTTGTCCTGAAAGACACGCGCCAGCGATGCTAGGCCATAGAGATAATTGCGGGCTTTTTCGGATGCCAGTAACAAAAATACGTAGCGAATCTCTTGATACTCTGACTGCCCATCATAGACCAGACCCGCCGGGCAACGCCCCACTGCGATCATGTAATTGCGCTTCATCGGCACACGTGCGTGCGGCAGGCAAACACCACTGCCGAGGTAGGTCGTCATTTGCTTCTCCCGATCTAACAGGTCACTCAGCAAGCGTTTCTTCGTCAGGCCTTTTTCTTTTGAGATATCGCAAACATCTAATAGCTCCGACAGAGCACCCTTGAAGTCGGTGCTCTCGAGATCGATCACACGGGTTTGAGCGATGTAGCGGTCAATGCGCATAGCTTATAAGGGAAACCTCAGCGTCGAATGTCAAAAGATTTTAAAAATACCACGAAAAATAAATACAGCACACAGCACCCGCAAGTTCCATGTAATCAACCGACTTGAAAAATAAAGAGATCAGGCACTGCCTGACATTTTACTGTTCCCACTCAATCGCGCCCTTCTTCAACTCGTAGAATAGTCCAAGGACTAGAACAAAGAGGAAGAAGAAAATCGGCAATAGAATCGGCAGGTTCGCAGCAAGAAACTCGCGAAAGACCAGCACCCAAGGCACCAGGAAGATCACCTCGATATCAAATAGGATGAACAGCATCGCAGTGACATAGAACTTCACGGCGAAACGCGCGTGGCTAGAACCTTGAGCCAACATGCCACACTCATACGGAGTATCTTTAAGTCCAACCGAAGTGCCGCGCTGTCCGAAGATGTGCGACGCCACAAGAACAACCGCACCGATACTGGCTGCGATGGTAAATTGAATAAGAATCGGATAATAGTCCGCGATCTGCATAGGAAGCAAAGAATGAGGCTTTTCGCCCTAGTTCAAGGCGTTTCTTCAAGCTTCGGCAATTATTCTGCTTATAGTAG of Lentimonas sp. CC4 contains these proteins:
- a CDS encoding FGGY family carbohydrate kinase; this translates as MSYALGLDSSTQSCSALIIDVALGTVVAEASVNFGAQLPQYNAPSGFIPDGENGEVHSDPLMWLDALEMLLKELAAQCDLSKVTAISGAGQQHGSVYLNDQWFYEIDSLTTDQALSQQLAKTLARKTSPIWMDGSTGEECREIANAVGGDTVVCAKSGSIAIERFTGPQIRRFYKNDAAAYEQTDRIHLVSSFLCSVLIGGDAPIDTGDGAGMNLVNIDAWDWDTDLLEATAPELLKKLPPVAQGNTVAGTLSSYFTKKYGFATGVPVTIFTGDNPSSLVGMGASQPGKVVISLGTSDTFFAAMPNVVADPTGSGHVFGNPSAGSMSLQCFINGSLAREAVKDKFNYDWDQFSQAFANTPLGNDGNLMVPFFRPEISPRIELEAPILKGSSSFENWVDADAAIRACVEGQFLNMKLRTDWMQLQPEVIYLTGGASKNNAIAQVIADIFDAKVQRLAVSGSVALGAAMRAASNSLGKSISELENTFCQPEADSTIEPQADGTIYANATTAFDALI
- the mgtE gene encoding magnesium transporter, which codes for MDNSTLNVNFDDLLDRLAQAIEQSDATAVVETLKQAEVDDTAKLVDRLDADLRKALFNLLSPEQAADVLENVYYFQGADIIEEMEPDAAAQIITNLDSDDRADLLNELDDDDSEAILDELEHGVAAETRQFMAYEDGTAGALMYSEFVSFKASMTVASILQDIQSKREKYIEYGVQYAYVLGVGDALLGVLPVRNLLFAKPDQTAGDIMIPKPITVDVNTPVPELERLFEQYNFLGLPVVDGQNHLLGIVDRDASTESLQETATEDLLKLQGLMGKEELRSMPLGVRSRRRLSWLSINIVLNLISASVIAYYQDTLEAVIALAVFIPIISDMSGCSGNQAVAVSMRELSLDLISPKEFGRVFIKESSLGLINGASLGLLIGFLAWLWKGNLVLSFVIAAALALNTIIAVCVGGLVPLLLKAMKQDPALASGPILTTITDMCGFLLILGLATLCLPYLI
- a CDS encoding GNAT family N-acetyltransferase produces the protein MEISGLFFSCPAGTQFITPSGRFAIYALSRSVQLCWPLGIIELNESSFFHPLALNKNMNDIEIVLADLSSPEHSKDIVLLLSEYAKDEMGGGSELTEFTKTHLIEALRKRPNCYVVLAYSNRRPAGLAINFESFSTFACRPILNVHDFFVAPEFRGIGLAKALLAKVEELARKLECCKLTLEVLEGNKRAKSVYQKFGFDGYELDPRMGRAMFYEKKLS
- a CDS encoding adenylate/guanylate cyclase domain-containing protein, with amino-acid sequence MALLDDITSDVSNTISTQWNQRKGNKVPSTEDIALSGGAVELDATYLYTDLAKSSQIAKTFDRRIAAKIFKSFHTTCCRIIRAHNGTVLSFDGDRIMAVFHGNSKNTNAAKAALKINYVVTYIIRPKFEAKYDSVKNADFRISHGTGIDTGTVLIVRAGARGTNDLVSIGRGPNLAAKLSDIRESGEYRTYITASVYNMLHESARLGGDPKQDMWENRSWTFLAEKVSIYRSTFWWKP
- a CDS encoding Pycsar system effector family protein produces the protein MNKTELLQEILNRQLNWIAAADSRIGLILPLSTVMLSVLAALSPDADSWTMLSAITSAISAILLFASIICAAIGSFPRTSGPKGSVVYFGGIVTRDNKEYSQAINDLSDEALQEDLANQCHRNAQIAGHKFSWVKRGMIALFASIIPWVFSVYSLYAN
- the trpA gene encoding tryptophan synthase subunit alpha; the encoded protein is MSRIQQAFATARAENRAAFVGYLCAGDPDLETSVKACRAVIDAGVDVLELGVPFSDPLADGLTNQLAAQRALESGSTSARVLELVKAVREFSEVPIVFYTYYNLVFAKGSEAYAAEAKAAGADGILTLDLPPEEAADHLAACEKHGLGTVFIVAPTTPDSRLEIICKATTGFVYYVSREGVTGEQASMSEGIKARVDVIKQYTDLPVVVGFGISNADHVSTVAQAADGVVVGSAIVNCIAENLGDAAAIENALTAKMNTLLEGNALGKLA
- a CDS encoding PTS sugar transporter subunit IIA, which gives rise to MRIDRYIAQTRVIDLESTDFKGALSELLDVCDISKEKGLTKKRLLSDLLDREKQMTTYLGSGVCLPHARVPMKRNYMIAVGRCPAGLVYDGQSEYQEIRYVFLLLASEKARNYLYGLASLARVFQDKTHMERLASAESLPDFRRELKTVFGGDGAKPKRSHDRFNNLILKEAAKIAKGANCTSVLVFGDTFGGGAEVGAVFKDFKTVLIAHGTSDLVNEHNGIDEVLPIRSFSNHRFSQLRSAVLIGLTRGIFASNERLCCVGGLPKSNQFDSITVVDVEREFETMLIQKSNMLPTGVKPEVVERVLAIATELAVEGREGHPVGCLFVLGNAEKISEYTKPLILNPFYGYKDEDRNILNPFMDETVKELSSIDGAFIIRGDGVLISAGSLIHAPDYTHNLPSGLGSRHAAAASITQVEDCLCVVVSGSTGQVTLFRRGEMLPLIEKALVRNS
- a CDS encoding NADH-quinone oxidoreductase subunit A, giving the protein MQIADYYPILIQFTIAASIGAVVLVASHIFGQRGTSVGLKDTPYECGMLAQGSSHARFAVKFYVTAMLFILFDIEVIFLVPWVLVFREFLAANLPILLPIFFFLFVLVLGLFYELKKGAIEWEQ